A stretch of Lathyrus oleraceus cultivar Zhongwan6 chromosome 6, CAAS_Psat_ZW6_1.0, whole genome shotgun sequence DNA encodes these proteins:
- the LOC127098423 gene encoding membrane steroid-binding protein 1: protein MGTFQLWWEAQKELIFSFTGLSPTTFFTGLAILFALFYVVSGLFGSSSSDRHHQTRHIQAEVPPLRPPVQLGEITEEELKAYDGNDHDKPLLMAIKGQIYDVSQSRMFYGPGGPYALFAGKDASRALAKMSFEDKDLTGDISGLGPFELDALQDWEYKFMEKYVKVGTIKKEVPVTESTGEPSETTPRDVDAVNPTAAAVKSDETPSNTLEKNGKRKKCC from the exons ATGGGCACTTTCCAGCTGTGGTGGGAGGCCCAAAAGGAGCTCATCTTCTCCTTCACCGGTCTATCACCGACCACTTTCTTCACTGGATTGGCGATTCTATTTGCTCTTTTCTACGTCGTTTCCGGTCTCTTTGGCTCCTCCTCCTCCGACCGTCACCACCAAACCCGCCACATCCAAGCAGAGGTTCCCCCTCTCCGACCCCCCGTTCAGCTAGGTGAAATCACCGAAGAAGAGCTCAAGGCCTACGATGGCAACGATCACGATAAGCCCTTGCTCATGGCCATTAAGGGCCAGATCTATGATGTCTCCCAGAGCAG GATGTTCTATGGACCCGGCGGTCCTTATGCTTTATTTGCTGGCAAGGATGCTAGTAGAGCTTTAGCAAAGATGTCTTTCGAAGATAAAGATCTGACCGGTGATATTTCCGGTCTTGGCCCATTTGAGCTCGACGCGTTACAAGACTGGGAATACAAGTTCATGGAGAAGTATGTTAAGGTGGGAACTATTAAAAAGGAAGTTCCAGTTACTGAATCCACCGGCGAACCATCAGAAACTACTCCCCGCGATGTTGATGCTGTTAATCCAACTGCTGCAGCTGTTAAAAGTGATGAAACACCTTCAAATACATTGGAAAAAAATGGAAAAAGGAAAAAGTGTTGTTAG